A window from Acinonyx jubatus isolate Ajub_Pintada_27869175 chromosome E1, VMU_Ajub_asm_v1.0, whole genome shotgun sequence encodes these proteins:
- the NEURL4 gene encoding neuralized-like protein 4 isoform X5: protein MAAGSGGSGGSGGGPGPGPGGGGGPGGSGPGPGSGGGLGSGGELHPRTGRLVSLSACGRTARRQQPGQEFNHGLVLSREPLRDGRVFTVRIDRKVNSWSGSIEIGVTALDPSVLDFPSSATGLKGGSWVVSGCSVLRDGRSVLEEYGQDLDQLGEGDRVGVERTVAGELRLWVNGRDCGVAATGLPARVWAVVDLYGKCTQITVLPPEPGFSPPAPIPTPPLEPSAPPEDSALTEQGTPGDEDFASMELSEVVGNAILSAYNGGLLNVNLSSPPAGEGPGPSGAATSPVLTSNDALLFHEKCGTLIKLSNNNKTAERRRPLDEFNNGVVMTNRPLRDNEMFEIRIDKLVDKWSGSIEIGVTTHNPNSLEYPATMTNLQSGTIMMSGCGILTNGKGTRREYCEFSLDELQEGDHIGLTRKSNSALHFFINGIDQGVATPLTPPVVYGVVDLYGMAVKVTIVHNNNHSDRLRRNNAILRALSPEGALRRAAPAAQAEPERLLFHPNCGQKAAITHEGRTALRPHATDDFNHGVVLSSRALRDGEVFQVRIDKMVDKWAGSIEIGVTTHNPAYLQLPSTMTNLRSGTWMMTGNGVMHNGTTILDEYGHNLDRLKPPFFQGRGHGGRGTAGGRDPALLCQRDDSGPRGLERAPGCLRRRGPLRPGGPGHHCGRQVPPVPEPLPEGNNQVSPSSPSSGAGGSDLRFHQLHGSNAVITNGGRTALRHNCRSEFNDAIVISNRALRDGELFEIVIQKMVDRWSGSIEAGVTAIRPEDLEFPNTMTDIDYDTWMLSGTAIMQDGNTMRNNYGCDLDALGTGARIGMMRTAKGDLHYFINGQDQGAACSGLPPGKEVYAVVDLYGQCVQVSITNATGPMDNSLATSNTATEKSFPLHSPVAGVAHRFHSTCGKNITLEEDGTRAVRAAGYAHGLVFSTKELKTEEVFEVKVDELDEKWAGSLRLGLTTLVPGDMGPGTGGGPALPPSLPELRTKTTWMVSSCEVRRDGQLQRMNYGRNLERLGVGSRVGIRRGADDTMHILVDGEDMGPAATGVAKNVWAVLDLYGPVRSVSVVSSTRLEESEGTQPPSPSSDTGSEGEEDDDGEEHSPRGQNQVAIMPTALEFLENHGKNILLSNGNRTATRVASYNQGIVVINQPLVPQLLVQVRIDFLNRQWTSSLVLGVITCPPERLNFPASACALKRAAWLLRGRGIFHNGLKICEKFGPNLDTCPEGTVLGLRLDSSGGLHLHVNGLDQGVAVPDVPQPCHAVVDLYGQCEQVTIVSPEPGAASGKSAGTQGDMEKADMVDGMKESVCWGPLPAGSPLKSCEYHALCSRFQELLLLPEDYFMPPPKRSLCYCESCRKLRGDEAHRRRGEPPREYALPFGWCRFNLRVNPRLEAGTLTKKWHMAYHGSHVAAVRRVLDRGELGAGAASILSCRPLKGEPGVGFEEPGENCAPPREEQPPPVLLSPSLQYAGAETLASKVQFRDPKSQRTHQAQVAFQVCVRPGSYTPGPPSAALREPPDPHFSPAELEWVTKEKGATLLYALLVRVE, encoded by the exons ATGGCGGCGGGGTCGGGTGGGAGCGGGGGCTCTGGGGGAGGCCCCGGGCCggggccgggtgggggtgggggccccggCGGGAGCGGCCCAGGGCCGGGGTCCGGCGGGGGTCTGGGCAGCGGCGGGGAGCTGCACCCGCGCACCGGGCGCTTGGTGAGCCTGTCGGCCTGTGGGCGTACAGCGCGGCGGCAGCAGCCGGGCCAGGAGTTCAACCACGGGCTGGTGTTGAGCCGGGAGCCTTTGCGCGACGGCCGCGTCTTCACCGTCCGCATCGACCGCAAG GTCAACTCCTGGAGTGGCTCCATTGAGATTGGGGTGACGGCACTGGACCCCAGTGTGCTGGACTTCCCAAGCAGCGCCACGGGGCTGAAGGGGGGCTCATGGGTGGTGTCGGGCTGCTCAGTGCTGAGGGATGGACGTTCTGTGCTGGAGGAGTATGGTCAGGACCTGGACCAGCTCGGTGAAGGGGACCGTGTGGGCGTGGAGCGCACAGTTGCCGGGGAGCTGCGGCTCTGGGTGAACGGGCGGGACTGTGGGGTGGCCGCCACGGGCCTCCCCGCGCGTGTCTGGGCCGTTGTGGACCTTTATGGCAAGTGCACGCAGATCACCGTGCTACCCCCTGAGCCAGGTTTCAGCCCCCCTGCTCCCATCCCTACACCCCCCCTCGAGCCCTCCGCGCCCCCTGAAGATTCTGCCTTGACTGAACAGGGGACCCCGGGGGACGAAG ATTTTGCCAGCATGGAGCTCTCGGAGGTGGTGGGCAACGCCATCCTGTCTGCCTACAACGGGGGGCTCCTAAATGTGAACCTGAGCTCCCCCCCGGCCGGGGAAGGACCGGGGCCCAGCGGCGCTGCCACCTCGCCTGTCCTCACTTCCAACGACGCCCTGCTCTTTCACGAGAAGTGCGGAACCCTCATCAAACTCAGCAACAATAACAAGACGGCCGAGCGCCGCCGGCCCCTGGATGAGTTCAACAACGGCGTGGTCATGACCAACCGTCCGCTCCGGGACAACGAGATGTTTGAG ATCCGCATCGACAAGCTCGTGGATAAGTGGTCTGGCTCCATTGAGATCGGTGTCACCACCCACAACCCCAACAGCCTGGAGTACCCAGCCACCATGACCAACCTGCAGTCAG GCACCATCATGATGAGTGGCTGTGGGATCCTGACCAACGGCAAGGGCACCCGCCGGGAGTACTGTGAGTTCAGTCTGGATGAGCTACAG GAGGGCGACCACATCGGTCTCACGAGGAAGTCCAACTCTGCCCTGCATTTCTTCATTAACGGCATCGATCAGG GCGTGGCCACCCCGCTGACGCCCCCGGTGGTGTATGGAGTGGTGGACTTGTACGGGATGGCGGTGAAGGTGACCATCGTCCATAATAACAACCACAGCGACCGTCTGCGCCGGAACAACGCCATCCTGCGGGCCCTGTCTCCCGAGGGTGCCCTCCgccgcgccgcccccgccgcTCAGGCCGAGCCCGAGCGCCTGCTCTTCCACCCGAACTGCGGGCAGAAGGCGGCTATCACCCACGAGGGACGCACCGCCTTGAGGCCCCA TGCCACCGATGACTTCAATCACGGCGTAGTGCTGAGCAGCAGAGCCCTGCGGGACGGAGAGGTGTTCCAGGTGCGCATCGACAAGATGGTGGACAAGTGGGCTGGCTCCATCGAGATCGGTGTCACCACCCACAACCCTGCCTACCTCCAGTTGCCCTCCACCATGACCAACCTGCGCTCGG GGACCTGGATGATGACCGGGAACGGGGTGATGCACAACGGGACGACCATCCTGGACGAGTACGGGCACAACCTGGACCGCCTCAAG CCCCCCTTCTTCCAAGGCAGGGGACACGGTGGGCGTGGTACGGCGGGAGGACGGGACCCTGCACTTCTTTGTCAACGGGATGACTCAGGGCCCCGCGGCCTGGAACGTGCCCCCGGGTGTCTACGCCGTCGTGGACCTCTACGGCCAGGCGGCCCAGGCCACCATTGTGGACGAC AGGTGCCCCCAGTCCCCGAGCCACTCCCCGAAGGGAACAACCAGGTGTCCCCGAGCTCCCCGTCATCGGGGGCCGGGGGCTCCGACCTGCGTTTCCACCAGCTACACGGCAGTAACGCAGTGATCACCAACGGGGGCCGCACCGCGCTCCGCCATAACTGCCGCAGCGAGTTCAACGACGCCATCGTCATCTCCAATCG GGCCCTGCGGGATGGGGAGCTATTTGAAATCGTCATTCAGAAGATGGTGGACCGCTGGTCAGGCTCCATCGAGGCCG GAGTGACCGCTATTCGGCCAGAGGACCTTGAATTCCCCAACACCATGACGGATATCGACTATGACACGTGGATGCTGAG TGGCACGGCCATCATGCAAGATGGAAACACGATGCGCAACAACTACGGGTGCGACCTCGATGCGCTGGGCACAGGCGCGCGCATCGGCATGATGCGAACGGCCAAGGGCGACCTGCACTACTTTATCAACGGCCAGGACCAAGGCGCCGCCTGCTCAGGCTTGCCTCCGGGTAAAG AAGTGTACGCGGTCGTGGATCTTTATGGCCAGTGTGTCCAAGTCTCCATCACCAACGCCACCGGCCCCATGGACAACAGCCTGGCGACCAGCAACACGGCCACTGAGAAGTCCTTCCCCCTGCACTCCCCAG TGGCTGGCGTGGCTCACCGCTTTCACAGCACGTGTGGCAAGAACATCACTCTGGAGGAGGACGGCACGAGGGCGGTACGCGCGGCCGGCTACGCTCACGGCCTGGTCTTCAGCACCAAGGAGCTCAAGACGGAGGAAGTGTTCGAG GTCAAAGTGGACGAGCTGGACGAGAAGTGGGCGGGCTCCCTGCGCCTGGGACTGACCACACTGGTGCCCGGGGACATGGGGCCCGGCACGGGCGGGGGCCCGGCGCTGCCGCCCTCCCTGCCGGAGCTCCGGACAAAGACCACCTGGATGGTGTCCAGCTGTGAAGTGAGGCGCGACGGCCAGCTCCAGAGGATGAACTACGGCCGGAACCTggagaggctgggg GTGGGCAGCCGCGTGGGCATCCGCCGGGGGGCGGACGACACAATGCACATCCTGGTAGACGGAGAGGACATGGGGCCTGCGGCCACCGGCGTCGCCAAG AACGTGTGGGCCGTGCTGGACCTCTACGGGCCCGTACGGAGCGTGTCTGTGGTCAGCTCCACGAGGCTGGAGGAGTCGGAAGgcacccagcctccctcccccagctcggACACCGGCAGCGAGGGCGAGGAAGATGATGACGGGGAGGAGCACAGCCCGAGG GGCCAGAATCAAGTGGCCATTATGCCCACAGCCCTCGAGTTCCTGGAGAACCACGGGAAGAACATCCTCTTGTCCAACGGGAACCGCACCGCCACGCGGGTGGCCAGCTACAACCAGGGCATCGTTGTCATCAACCAGCCCCTGGTGCCCCAGCTGCTGGTCCAG GTGCGGATAGACTTCCTGAACCGGCAGTGGACGTCCTCCCTGGTCCTGGGCGTCATCACCTGCCCGCCCGAGAGGCTCAACTTCCCCGCTTCTGCCTGTGCCCTCAAGCGGGCAGCCTGGCTGCTGCGGGGCCGTGGCATCTTCCACAATGGTCTCAAG ATCTGTGAGAAGTTTGGGCCAAACCTGGACACGTGTCCTGAAGGCACCGTCCTGGGACTGCGGCTGGACAGCTCTGGGGGGCTGCACCTCCATGTCAATGGGCTGGACCAGGGGGTGGCCGTACCGGAcgtgccccagccctgccacgcGGTGGTGGACCTCTACGGCCAGTGCGAGCAG gtgaCCATCGTGAGTCCTGAACCAGGGGCTGCCAGTGGCAAGAGTGCGGGAACCCAAGGGGACATGGAGAAGGCGGACATGGTAGATG GTATGAAGGAGAGCGTGTGCTGGGGGCCGCTGCCTGCCGGCAGCCCTCTCAAGAGCTGCGAGTATCACGCCCTGTGCTCCCGCTTCCAAGAACTGCTGTTGCTTCCCG AGGATTACTTTATGCCTCCGCCCAAGCGAAGCCTGTGCTACTGTGAGTCTTGCCGGAAGCTTCGAGGGGACGAGGCCCACAGGCGCCGGGGAGAGCCTCCTCGGGAATATGCCCTGCCCTTCGGCTGGTGCAGGTTCAACCTCAG GGTGAATCCCCGTCTGGAAGCTGGGACGCTAACCAAGAAGTGGCACATGGCATATCACGGGAGCCACGTGGCAGCCGTGCGGAGGGTGCTGGACCGAGGGGAGCTGGGAGCAG GCGCTGCCTCTATCCTGAGCTGCCGGCCGCTGAAGGGCGAGCCCGGGGTGGGGTTTGAGGAGCCCGGCGAAAACTGCGCCCCTCCCCGGGAGGAGCAGCCCCCTCCGGTGCTGCTCTCCCCGTCCCTGCAGTACGCTGGGGCCGAGACCCTGGCATCCAAAGTGCA ATTCCGGGACCCCAAATCCCAGCGGACGCACCAGGCCCAGGTGGCGTTCCAGGTGTGCGTGCGCCCCGGCTCCTACACCCCCGGGCCCCCCTCGGCCGCCCTCAGAGAACCTCCGGACCCTCACTTCAGCCCAGCCGAACTCGAGTGGGTGACCAAGGAGAAGGGGGCCACGCTCCTCTATGCTCTGCTGGTGCGGGTGGAATGA
- the NEURL4 gene encoding neuralized-like protein 4 isoform X6 translates to MAAGSGGSGGSGGGPGPGPGGGGGPGGSGPGPGSGGGLGSGGELHPRTGRLVSLSACGRTARRQQPGQEFNHGLVLSREPLRDGRVFTVRIDRKVNSWSGSIEIGVTALDPSVLDFPSSATGLKGGSWVVSGCSVLRDGRSVLEEYGQDLDQLGEGDRVGVERTVAGELRLWVNGRDCGVAATGLPARVWAVVDLYGKCTQITVLPPEPGFSPPAPIPTPPLEPSAPPEDSALTEQGTPGDEDFASMELSEVVGNAILSAYNGGLLNVNLSSPPAGEGPGPSGAATSPVLTSNDALLFHEKCGTLIKLSNNNKTAERRRPLDEFNNGVVMTNRPLRDNEMFEIRIDKLVDKWSGSIEIGVTTHNPNSLEYPATMTNLQSGTIMMSGCGILTNGKGTRREYCEFSLDELQEGDHIGLTRKSNSALHFFINGIDQGVATPLTPPVVYGVVDLYGMAVKVTIVHNNNHSDRLRRNNAILRALSPEGALRRAAPAAQAEPERLLFHPNCGQKAAITHEGRTALRPHATDDFNHGVVLSSRALRDGEVFQVRIDKMVDKWAGSIEIGVTTHNPAYLQLPSTMTNLRSGTWMMTGNGVMHNGTTILDEYGHNLDRLKAGDTVGVVRREDGTLHFFVNGMTQGPAAWNVPPGVYAVVDLYGQAAQATIVDDVEVPPVPEPLPEGNNQVSPSSPSSGAGGSDLRFHQLHGSNAVITNGGRTALRHNCRSEFNDAIVISNRALRDGELFEIVIQKMVDRWSGSIEAGVTAIRPEDLEFPNTMTDIDYDTWMLSGTAIMQDGNTMRNNYGCDLDALGTGARIGMMRTAKGDLHYFINGQDQGAACSGLPPEVYAVVDLYGQCVQVSITNATGPMDNSLATSNTATEKSFPLHSPVAGVAHRFHSTCGKNITLEEDGTRAVRAAGYAHGLVFSTKELKTEEVFEVKVDELDEKWAGSLRLGLTTLVPGDMGPGTGGGPALPPSLPELRTKTTWMVSSCEVRRDGQLQRMNYGRNLERLGVGSRVGIRRGADDTMHILVDGEDMGPAATGVAKNVWAVLDLYGPVRSVSVVSSTRLEESEGTQPPSPSSDTGSEGEEDDDGEEHSPRGQNQVAIMPTALEFLENHGKNILLSNGNRTATRVASYNQGIVVINQPLVPQLLVQVRIDFLNRQWTSSLVLGVITCPPERLNFPASACALKRAAWLLRGRGIFHNGLKICEKFGPNLDTCPEGTVLGLRLDSSGGLHLHVNGLDQGVAVPDVPQPCHAVVDLYGQCEQVTIVSPEPGAASGKSAGTQGDMEKADMVDGMKESVCWGPLPAGSPLKSCEYHALCSRFQELLLLPEDYFMPPPKRSLCYCESCRKLRGDEAHRRRGEPPREYALPFGWCRFNLRVNPRLEAGTLTKKWHMAYHGSHVAAVRRVLDRGELGAGAASILSCRPLKGEPGVGFEEPGENCAPPREEQPPPVLLSPSLQYAGAETLASKVQFRDPKSQRTHQAQVAFQVCVRPGSYTPGPPSAALREPPDPHFSPAELEWVTKEKGATLLYALLVRVE, encoded by the exons ATGGCGGCGGGGTCGGGTGGGAGCGGGGGCTCTGGGGGAGGCCCCGGGCCggggccgggtgggggtgggggccccggCGGGAGCGGCCCAGGGCCGGGGTCCGGCGGGGGTCTGGGCAGCGGCGGGGAGCTGCACCCGCGCACCGGGCGCTTGGTGAGCCTGTCGGCCTGTGGGCGTACAGCGCGGCGGCAGCAGCCGGGCCAGGAGTTCAACCACGGGCTGGTGTTGAGCCGGGAGCCTTTGCGCGACGGCCGCGTCTTCACCGTCCGCATCGACCGCAAG GTCAACTCCTGGAGTGGCTCCATTGAGATTGGGGTGACGGCACTGGACCCCAGTGTGCTGGACTTCCCAAGCAGCGCCACGGGGCTGAAGGGGGGCTCATGGGTGGTGTCGGGCTGCTCAGTGCTGAGGGATGGACGTTCTGTGCTGGAGGAGTATGGTCAGGACCTGGACCAGCTCGGTGAAGGGGACCGTGTGGGCGTGGAGCGCACAGTTGCCGGGGAGCTGCGGCTCTGGGTGAACGGGCGGGACTGTGGGGTGGCCGCCACGGGCCTCCCCGCGCGTGTCTGGGCCGTTGTGGACCTTTATGGCAAGTGCACGCAGATCACCGTGCTACCCCCTGAGCCAGGTTTCAGCCCCCCTGCTCCCATCCCTACACCCCCCCTCGAGCCCTCCGCGCCCCCTGAAGATTCTGCCTTGACTGAACAGGGGACCCCGGGGGACGAAG ATTTTGCCAGCATGGAGCTCTCGGAGGTGGTGGGCAACGCCATCCTGTCTGCCTACAACGGGGGGCTCCTAAATGTGAACCTGAGCTCCCCCCCGGCCGGGGAAGGACCGGGGCCCAGCGGCGCTGCCACCTCGCCTGTCCTCACTTCCAACGACGCCCTGCTCTTTCACGAGAAGTGCGGAACCCTCATCAAACTCAGCAACAATAACAAGACGGCCGAGCGCCGCCGGCCCCTGGATGAGTTCAACAACGGCGTGGTCATGACCAACCGTCCGCTCCGGGACAACGAGATGTTTGAG ATCCGCATCGACAAGCTCGTGGATAAGTGGTCTGGCTCCATTGAGATCGGTGTCACCACCCACAACCCCAACAGCCTGGAGTACCCAGCCACCATGACCAACCTGCAGTCAG GCACCATCATGATGAGTGGCTGTGGGATCCTGACCAACGGCAAGGGCACCCGCCGGGAGTACTGTGAGTTCAGTCTGGATGAGCTACAG GAGGGCGACCACATCGGTCTCACGAGGAAGTCCAACTCTGCCCTGCATTTCTTCATTAACGGCATCGATCAGG GCGTGGCCACCCCGCTGACGCCCCCGGTGGTGTATGGAGTGGTGGACTTGTACGGGATGGCGGTGAAGGTGACCATCGTCCATAATAACAACCACAGCGACCGTCTGCGCCGGAACAACGCCATCCTGCGGGCCCTGTCTCCCGAGGGTGCCCTCCgccgcgccgcccccgccgcTCAGGCCGAGCCCGAGCGCCTGCTCTTCCACCCGAACTGCGGGCAGAAGGCGGCTATCACCCACGAGGGACGCACCGCCTTGAGGCCCCA TGCCACCGATGACTTCAATCACGGCGTAGTGCTGAGCAGCAGAGCCCTGCGGGACGGAGAGGTGTTCCAGGTGCGCATCGACAAGATGGTGGACAAGTGGGCTGGCTCCATCGAGATCGGTGTCACCACCCACAACCCTGCCTACCTCCAGTTGCCCTCCACCATGACCAACCTGCGCTCGG GGACCTGGATGATGACCGGGAACGGGGTGATGCACAACGGGACGACCATCCTGGACGAGTACGGGCACAACCTGGACCGCCTCAAG GCAGGGGACACGGTGGGCGTGGTACGGCGGGAGGACGGGACCCTGCACTTCTTTGTCAACGGGATGACTCAGGGCCCCGCGGCCTGGAACGTGCCCCCGGGTGTCTACGCCGTCGTGGACCTCTACGGCCAGGCGGCCCAGGCCACCATTGTGGACGACGTGG AGGTGCCCCCAGTCCCCGAGCCACTCCCCGAAGGGAACAACCAGGTGTCCCCGAGCTCCCCGTCATCGGGGGCCGGGGGCTCCGACCTGCGTTTCCACCAGCTACACGGCAGTAACGCAGTGATCACCAACGGGGGCCGCACCGCGCTCCGCCATAACTGCCGCAGCGAGTTCAACGACGCCATCGTCATCTCCAATCG GGCCCTGCGGGATGGGGAGCTATTTGAAATCGTCATTCAGAAGATGGTGGACCGCTGGTCAGGCTCCATCGAGGCCG GAGTGACCGCTATTCGGCCAGAGGACCTTGAATTCCCCAACACCATGACGGATATCGACTATGACACGTGGATGCTGAG TGGCACGGCCATCATGCAAGATGGAAACACGATGCGCAACAACTACGGGTGCGACCTCGATGCGCTGGGCACAGGCGCGCGCATCGGCATGATGCGAACGGCCAAGGGCGACCTGCACTACTTTATCAACGGCCAGGACCAAGGCGCCGCCTGCTCAGGCTTGCCTCCGG AAGTGTACGCGGTCGTGGATCTTTATGGCCAGTGTGTCCAAGTCTCCATCACCAACGCCACCGGCCCCATGGACAACAGCCTGGCGACCAGCAACACGGCCACTGAGAAGTCCTTCCCCCTGCACTCCCCAG TGGCTGGCGTGGCTCACCGCTTTCACAGCACGTGTGGCAAGAACATCACTCTGGAGGAGGACGGCACGAGGGCGGTACGCGCGGCCGGCTACGCTCACGGCCTGGTCTTCAGCACCAAGGAGCTCAAGACGGAGGAAGTGTTCGAG GTCAAAGTGGACGAGCTGGACGAGAAGTGGGCGGGCTCCCTGCGCCTGGGACTGACCACACTGGTGCCCGGGGACATGGGGCCCGGCACGGGCGGGGGCCCGGCGCTGCCGCCCTCCCTGCCGGAGCTCCGGACAAAGACCACCTGGATGGTGTCCAGCTGTGAAGTGAGGCGCGACGGCCAGCTCCAGAGGATGAACTACGGCCGGAACCTggagaggctgggg GTGGGCAGCCGCGTGGGCATCCGCCGGGGGGCGGACGACACAATGCACATCCTGGTAGACGGAGAGGACATGGGGCCTGCGGCCACCGGCGTCGCCAAG AACGTGTGGGCCGTGCTGGACCTCTACGGGCCCGTACGGAGCGTGTCTGTGGTCAGCTCCACGAGGCTGGAGGAGTCGGAAGgcacccagcctccctcccccagctcggACACCGGCAGCGAGGGCGAGGAAGATGATGACGGGGAGGAGCACAGCCCGAGG GGCCAGAATCAAGTGGCCATTATGCCCACAGCCCTCGAGTTCCTGGAGAACCACGGGAAGAACATCCTCTTGTCCAACGGGAACCGCACCGCCACGCGGGTGGCCAGCTACAACCAGGGCATCGTTGTCATCAACCAGCCCCTGGTGCCCCAGCTGCTGGTCCAG GTGCGGATAGACTTCCTGAACCGGCAGTGGACGTCCTCCCTGGTCCTGGGCGTCATCACCTGCCCGCCCGAGAGGCTCAACTTCCCCGCTTCTGCCTGTGCCCTCAAGCGGGCAGCCTGGCTGCTGCGGGGCCGTGGCATCTTCCACAATGGTCTCAAG ATCTGTGAGAAGTTTGGGCCAAACCTGGACACGTGTCCTGAAGGCACCGTCCTGGGACTGCGGCTGGACAGCTCTGGGGGGCTGCACCTCCATGTCAATGGGCTGGACCAGGGGGTGGCCGTACCGGAcgtgccccagccctgccacgcGGTGGTGGACCTCTACGGCCAGTGCGAGCAG gtgaCCATCGTGAGTCCTGAACCAGGGGCTGCCAGTGGCAAGAGTGCGGGAACCCAAGGGGACATGGAGAAGGCGGACATGGTAGATG GTATGAAGGAGAGCGTGTGCTGGGGGCCGCTGCCTGCCGGCAGCCCTCTCAAGAGCTGCGAGTATCACGCCCTGTGCTCCCGCTTCCAAGAACTGCTGTTGCTTCCCG AGGATTACTTTATGCCTCCGCCCAAGCGAAGCCTGTGCTACTGTGAGTCTTGCCGGAAGCTTCGAGGGGACGAGGCCCACAGGCGCCGGGGAGAGCCTCCTCGGGAATATGCCCTGCCCTTCGGCTGGTGCAGGTTCAACCTCAG GGTGAATCCCCGTCTGGAAGCTGGGACGCTAACCAAGAAGTGGCACATGGCATATCACGGGAGCCACGTGGCAGCCGTGCGGAGGGTGCTGGACCGAGGGGAGCTGGGAGCAG GCGCTGCCTCTATCCTGAGCTGCCGGCCGCTGAAGGGCGAGCCCGGGGTGGGGTTTGAGGAGCCCGGCGAAAACTGCGCCCCTCCCCGGGAGGAGCAGCCCCCTCCGGTGCTGCTCTCCCCGTCCCTGCAGTACGCTGGGGCCGAGACCCTGGCATCCAAAGTGCA ATTCCGGGACCCCAAATCCCAGCGGACGCACCAGGCCCAGGTGGCGTTCCAGGTGTGCGTGCGCCCCGGCTCCTACACCCCCGGGCCCCCCTCGGCCGCCCTCAGAGAACCTCCGGACCCTCACTTCAGCCCAGCCGAACTCGAGTGGGTGACCAAGGAGAAGGGGGCCACGCTCCTCTATGCTCTGCTGGTGCGGGTGGAATGA